The Helicoverpa armigera isolate CAAS_96S chromosome 25, ASM3070526v1, whole genome shotgun sequence genome has a window encoding:
- the LOC110377417 gene encoding coactosin-like protein isoform X1, whose amino-acid sequence MDGEETGHVELSYKVLQDHINKLTENQTNIINKFEVLNKNVDDLRKVLAQFSEKIGALEEVTNDRKKLKLEIKVLKNRIDELYAIVKEGKEDDSSPGADAQDVESCHSGFSCSSKVTMTTGLDRDTIRAAYEDVRSDTTPTEWAVFKFDGARIVCSARGSDFTEFRTQFSDDDRAFGYLRLQMGDEMSKRKKFLFVTWVGPNVSVINRAKMSTDKAIIKDIISNFAVELQLENQSEIDIDQFKDALNRAGGANYGTGVRDL is encoded by the exons ATGGACGGGGAGGAGACTGGCCACGTCGAGCTCAGCTACAAAGTGCTCCAGGACCACATAAATAAGTTGACAGAAAACCAGACAAACATCATAAACAAATTCGAAGTGTTAAACAAAAATGTGGATGACTTGAGGAAGGTCCTGGCGCAGTTTTCGGAGAAAATTGGCGCTTTGGAAGAAGTTACAAATGATAGGAAGAAGCTTAAGCTTGAGATAAAGGTCCTGAAGAATAGGATAGATGAGCTGTATGCTATCGTGAAGGAAGGGAAGGAAGATGACTCCAGTCCAGGGGCTGATGCCCAGGATGTGGAGTCGTGTCACTCGGGCTTCTCCTGCTCGTCTAAG GTGACAATGACGACCGGGCTGGACAGGGACACGATACGGGCAGCCTACGAGGATGTACGATCCGACACAACGCCCACTGAATG GGCGGTGTTCAAATTCGACGGCGCCCGCATCGTGTGCTCGGCGCGGGGCTCAGACTTCACGGAGTTTCGCACGCAGTTCTCAGACGACGACCGCGCCTTTGGATATCTCAG GTTGCAAATGGGCGACGAGATGTCGAAACGCAAGAAGTTCCTGTTCGTCACGTGGGTGGGGCCCAACGTGTCGGTCATCAACCGCGCCAAGATGTCCACCGACAAAGCCATTATTAAGGACATCATCTCT AATTTTGCAGTAGAGTTACAGTTGGAAAATCAATCCGAAATAGACATCGATCAATTCAAAGATGCCCTGAATAGGGCGGGAGGAGCAAACTACGGGACTGGGGTCAGGGATTTATGA
- the LOC110377416 gene encoding origin recognition complex subunit 5 translates to MEELQNKVPCREEQLNDLFNLLGEDDECLPCSIFISGSMATGKTLCVNSVLQTLNYKYVVIDCIECYTPKIMFESILSGLEDEETEVKCETLMDLTNSLNRLQETQIGYEPVVIVFDRAERLRSMDHNIMSTFLRLRELCNLNICTIFITHLVYENFYFKMGVREPIKMFFPNYNKEELFKIIFLHQKSFIRHLLVTYEVDDEIKEELEKPELFANFLNAFLSVFYRPCRDLIELQHMACVNFIKYCEPIIRNEINASDLSKLWRHISPILKTSLELLYLRISNSNPTKPSPGKENSDSGSISNHNFENTLKEELTSTKTFAQSFELPYYAKFLLIASYLASYNPPKEDKRLFMKHHGKQRKRLQQVRAKAKITEKLNTQLGPKVFTLDRLLAIFYAILEEKIGLTSNLLAQIATLVELKLIAGSKEIDLDTAKYKCIVGYDFISAVAQTVGFNVRKYLYDFM, encoded by the coding sequence atggaagaATTACAAAACAAAGTGCCGTGCAGGGAAGAACAGTTAAACGACTTGTTTAATCTACTCGGAGAAGATGACGAGTGTTTACCTTGTTCCATATTTATCAGTGGCAGTATGGCTACCGGAAAAACTTTGTGTGTAAACTCTGTTTTACAAACTTTGAATTACAAATACGTTGTTATCGACTGCATTGAATGCTACACACCTAAAATCATGTTCGAGAGCATCCTTTCAGGGTTAGAGGATGAAGAAACTGAGGTTAAATGTGAAACTTTGATGGATCTCACTAATAGTTTGAACCGGCTACAAGAGACACAAATTGGTTATGAACCGGTAGTTATAGTGTTCGACAGGGCTGAAAGACTCCGCAGCATGGACCACAACATAATGAGCACATTTCTGAGATTACGAGAACTCTGCAACCTTAACATCTGCACTATATTCATAACACATCTAGTTTACGAGAACTTCTATTTCAAAATGGGTGTTCGCGAACCCATAAAGATGTTTTTCCCGAACTACAACAAAGAGGAACTattcaaaataatctttttacATCAAAAGAGTTTCATTCGCCATTTACTTGTCACATATGAAGTTGACGATGAAATTAAAGAGGAATTGGAAAAACCAGAGTTATTCGCGAACTTTCTCAATGCATTTTTGAGCGTATTTTATAGACCGTGTCGCGATCTGATAGAATTGCAGCACATGGCATGCGTCAACTTCATAAAATACTGCGAGCCAATAATTAGGAATGAGATAAATGCTTCCGACTTGTCGAAACTTTGGCGTCACATCTCCCCaattttaaaaactagcttAGAACTCCTTTACCTGCGCATCAGTAATTCTAATCCAACAAAACCTTCACCTGGTAAGGAGAATAGTGACTCTGGTTCCATATCAAATCATAACTTCGAAAACACATTGAAAGAGGAGTTGACATCAACAAAAACGTTTGCACAAAGCTTTGAACTGCCGTACTATGCTAAGTTCTTACTCATCGCCTCATACTTAGCCAGTTACAACCCACCGAAAGAGGACAAAAGACTGTTCATGAAACATCACGGGAAACAACGGAAGAGGCTTCAGCAAGTCAGAGCAAAAGCTAAAATAACTGAGAAATTGAACACACAACTCGGGCCTAAAGTATTCACTCTAGACCGCTTATTGGCAATATTTTACGCCATATTGGAAGAAAAGATCGGCTTAACAAGTAACTTGCTCGCTCAAATAGCTACATTAGTGGAATTGAAGCTGATTGCGGGCAGCAAAGAGATAGATCTAGATACAGCAAAGTACAAATGTATAGTTGGCTACGATTTTATATCAGCAGTCGCACAAACTGTCGGTTTTAATGTTAGGAAGTATTTGTATGATTTTATGTGA